Genomic segment of Paenalkalicoccus suaedae:
AAGATTGTTTCATCTTTTATGTCATTATTAGGGAATAAAGTACAAATATTAAGCGCTATTTTCTTCAATTAAATAAAAGCCTATCCTTCTTAAAAAAGAGATATACGTTTGTGCAGGTTTAGATTTTATTTTTGGTTTTGGTTTTGACCTTGAACTTGACCTTACCTAGCATTTGAATTTGCGTTTGCATTTCCCTTCTAGAAACTCAAGAGGAGGCAGACTCGGAGAATGCCCGGAGACAATTAGCAGGATCAAGCTTGCGATGAGACCACGCAGGAAGGCGCCTAGGGTAAGGCGACAGCCGCACCCTGCCTGACGAGTAGGCTCAGCGTAAGACCCTGCTAATGTCGTAGGGCGTTCATAGAGCTGACTCCTCCAACCCTCATCATTTAGCAAAATCGAACGAAACTATTTTGCCCTTTAGCAATTAGAAGCTCGAAGAGCTGGTTTAGTCCCTTAGCTAGTTAGCACTTAAGCAATTTAAGCTTTAATTTCTCAAAATAAAAAAGAGAACGCATATGCGCTCTCTCAGTAATGGTTTTATTCGTAGCTCGCAAGTGGCTGTAGTTCCAAATCGCGAACGTTTAGTTCTTTTTTGAGCCATGATTCGGCTACTGATTTGAAGCTTGTGAAAGCGCCAGTCGTATAGAACTGATGCTCAGGAACTCGCGACCCCTGGTAAAGTAATTTCCCGTGGTACAAGAGGGAGCTTACTTCACGGGCTGTTTCGTCGCCTGAAGAGATGATATTGACAGATGGTCCGGCAACCTCTTTAATGAGGCTTGATAGGAGCGGGTAGTGCGTGCATCCTAAAATTAAGCTGTCAATATCATACTCCAAAATCGGCTCAAGCGCTTCTCGCACAATCCCCTTTGCACGCTCTCCGCGAATTTCTCCAGCTTCGACCAACGGAACGAGAGTCGGACATGCAAGGCTTACTACCTTCACGCCACTGTTAATCGAGGTAAGCTCATGGTAGTAGGCACCACTTGAGATTGTCCCTTCCGTGCCGATGACACCGACATGCTGATTAGAAGTCACCTTCAGTGCTGCAATAGCTCCAGGGTGGATAACTCCGATTACTGGAATCGAAAGCTTTTCCTTTGCTTCCTCTAAAACTACGGCTGTAGCCGTGTTACATGCGATGACCAAAAGCTTAATGTCCTGTGTCATTAAGTAGCGGATCATTTCCCATGTAAATTCGACAACCTCTTCTTCAGACCTAGGTCCATACGGACACCTTGCCGTATCGCCGATATAAATAATTTCTTCTTTAGGTAGCTGTCGCATGATCTCGGAAGCTACTGTCATTCCACCAACGCCCGAATCGATGACCCCTATTGGTCGATTCTGGGCTGACGTTCCCCTAACAAATTCCATTGTCATCCTCTTTCTTACGTTAAAATGACTTCCACGTCTCCGCATCCTTCTTCATTTCATCTAAAAGTTGCGCTAAGTTTGACTCTAAGAAGTCCGTATTTTCTTGAGAAAATCCTGAGAGTACGTTATCAAGATATTCTTGTCGTTGATTAATTACTTCTTGGATAATTGTTTTCCCTCTATCTAATAAATGTATGCGTACAACTCGGCGGTCGTTTGTATCTTTCACACGCTCAACTAGCTCATTTTTTTCCATGCGATCTACTAAGTCTGTTGTTGTACTACAAGCTAAATACATTTTAGTAGATAGTTCTCCTATCGTCATATCCCCATACTCATGAAGCCATTGTAGTGCAATAAATTGTGGCGGAGTTATCGGAAATTCATTAAGAATCTCACGGCCCTTCTGCTTAATAATATCCGAAATCATTCGTAGTGACTTCTCGATATGTGCCACCTGTGTCATTGAAGTAGTTTGCTGGTTATTTGTCATGTCCCTCTTCCTTTCGTATGGTAGACGTAGTTTCTTACCGTTCATTTTCCTTGTTTTGTAGAAAAATATCAAGTGCTGTTACTTTTTGTGGGTGGTAAAGTGCAAAAACAGGTCATATATGTATGATTTTGGCTCGTCACTTTATGTATACAAAAGAGCCATCCAAAAAGGATGGCTCTACATAAATTACTTCATAAATGTTGATTCTACAAGCTCTTGTACTTCTTCTGCCGTTTGAAGCGTTAATGCCTTTTCTGCAACCTCAGCCGCCTCACTCTGGCTAAGCTTAGAAATTTGGCTACGCGCAGGTAGTACAGACGTTGCGCTCATACTGAATTCATCTAGGCCGAGTCCGAGTAGAAGTGGGATTGCGATAGAATCGCCAGCCATTTCTCCACACATTCCAGTCCATTTGCCTTCAGCGTGAGAAGCATCAATAATTATCTTAACTAAGTTTAAGATCGCTGGACTGTAAGGCTGATAGAGGTATGACACTCTCTCATTCATACGGTCTGCAGCAAACGTGTACTGAATTAAGTCGTTTGTACCAATGCTAAAGAAGTCAACTTCCTTCGCGAATTGCTTCGCCATAACAGCTGTAGATGGGATTTCAACCATAATTCCAACTTCGATCTTGTCACTAACGTCAACGCCGTCTTTAACAAGCTTTTGCTTTTCTTCTTCAAGAATCGCTTTTGCTTCACGGAATTCTGTTAATGTCGCAATCATTGGGAACATGATCTTTAAGTTACCAAACGCGCTCGCACGAAGTAACGCACGAAGTTGCACGCGGAACATATCATCCATCTCCAGGCATAGGCGAATCGCACGGAAGCCTAGGAATGGATTCATTTCCTCTGGTAAGTCAAGGTATGGAAGCTCTTTGTCGCCACCAATATCAAGTGTACGGATAACAACAGGCTTACCATCCATGTCAGCTACTACTTTTTTGTAGGCCGTGAATTGCTCTTCCTCTGTAGGAAGCTCGTCACGTCCCATATATAAAAACTCTGTGCGGTAAAGACCAACAGCTTCTGCACCATTGTTTTTTACACCTTCTAAATCGTTAGGTGTACCAATGTTTGCAGCAAGCTCTACTTTATGACCATCTGTTGATACAGTTGGTTCATTAACAAGCTTTGCCCATTCACGCTTTTGTGCTTCAAAGTCATCCGCTTTTTGGCGGTATTCAGAAAGCTCTGCGTCCGTTGGATCAATAATTACTTTACCGTCTAAGCCATCTACGATAACCATAACGTCTTTCGCTGTATCATGTGTCACTGTCTTCGTTCCTACTACTGCAGGAATTTCTAACGAACGCGCCATGATCGCAGAGTGAGACGTACGTCCACCGATATTTGTGGCAAAACCAAGTACGAATTCTTTATTTAACTGTGCAGTGTCTGAAGGTGTAAGGTCTTCTCCGACGATGACTACTTCTTCATTAATCTCAGCTAAAGAAACGATATCTTGACCTAGAATGTGTGCAAGTACTCGCTTCGATACGTCGCGAATGTCAGCAGCACGCTCCTTCATGTATTCATTGTCCATGCTTTCAAACATAGAAATAAATTGGTCAGAAATTTCTTTTAGAGCGAAGGAAGCATTAACGTCCTCGTCCTTAATTTTTGTACGGATTGCATCAACAAGCTCAGGGTCACTTAATACGAGAAGGTGTGCTTCAAAGATTTCTGCGTGATCATCACCCATATCTTGACGCGTTTTCTCTTTAATGACCTTAAGCTCGTCTTTAGAAGTTGCTAATGCCGCATCGAAATCAGCAATTTCTTGCTCTACGTTAACTCCAGATTTTTTTTCAACCGTAAGATCTGGCTCTTCGTAGCGGAAGGCTTTTGCGATTGCGATGCCGGCTGAAGCAGCAATACCGGTAAGCGTTGTGCTCATTACTCAGCTAATCCTTGCTTCATAACTTCGTCAAGACCTGCGATTGCTTCAGACTCATCTGGACCTTCAGCTTTAATTGTTACTTCAGCACCCTGTCCTACACCAAGAGACATAACACCCATGATTGACTTTAGGTTTACAGACTTTCCATTATACTCAAGTGTAATTTCAGATTCATATTGTCCTGCTTTGTTTACTAACTGTGTTGCTGGACGTGCGTGGATACCTGTTTCTGCTGTTACTTTGTAAGTTTGTTCTGCCATTACTAAACACTCCTTTAGTATAGTTAAAATAGGGTTTGCATGTTCGAATGCACTGGGAACTAAACATTCCTAGATGGGTATACCCGTTAAAGAATAATTGTAAGCGTTCCACTGCTGCCTTTAATGATACAAATGTAAGAACCTTGTTGCAAGTATTTTTACACAAATCCACTCAAAGTAAAACAAAAAAGGCATAAGTAAAGGTAGACAGAATAGACGGATTGCGCCTATACTCTCTTATCCCCTCTACTTATGCCTGATCGAATCAGTTACACGTAAATGAGTTAAGCTTTTGATTTAACAACTGATATGAGTGTCAGCGCTAGCTGCACTGTTTCACCTTGGGCTAATGTGATCCCCTTGGATTTCTCCATCATTCGAACAACGTTCCGAGAGATAGTATAGCATAAGGGATGATTTTCTTTCAACCAAAAAGATAAGGAATCGACATTTGTATCAATTACCGCTTGTTCGAAAGGAAACTCTGCTAGTAAATGCAGGTGCTGCGTTAACCTTCTAACGGAGACAGAATCTCTGCAAAGCTTTTGTCCACTTTTTTCTTCGATATAATTTAAAAAGCGAGAGAGGTCGACCTGTTGCTCCGGCTCTTGCTCGAGTCGCGCACTTTGAATGTGCAGCGTCACGAATCCTACCTCTGCTTCAGGCAATGTTACGCCCGTCTTTAATGATACTTGTCTGACAACTTCCTCAGCAAGTAAATAAGTATCGTAGTATAACCATTTTGTTTCAGTTAAGAATGGGTTTTGAATCTCGGCTCCATCTTGCGTCCGTTCTAGCGCGAGCACTAAATGCTGCGTCAAAGCAAACATCGTCTTCTCACGAAGAGGAATCCCAATTTCCTCATGAATAAAGGAAATAACCTCATGAATGATCAAGAGTACCTCCTCACTCTCATTCGTGACAAGACGCTGATATTGCTGTTGCTCCGCTTCGTTAATGAGCGCATATACTTTATCGTAATTCGTTGACGTAAACGCATCTTGAGGCTTTTTACCAAATCCGATCCCTTTCCCGATAAAAATGACCTCTTGATTCGCCTCCGACTGACATATGACAACGTTATTGTTTAACACCTTTTCCACTGTGAAGGACTCTGCCATGTTGTTACTCCCCCTGCATATTCGTGCGTTAAGTTTAGCACAAATATCGAGGCTCGCGAAATGAGTACACTTAAATATGCAGCTCTCCAAGTCGGACTAGTTCAATGATTGCCTGAGTTCTTGCTTTCACCCCAAGCTTTTGCATCACGTTTGATATATGGTTCCGCACTGTTTTTTCGCTAATAAATAACTCTGCAGCCACTTCTTTTGTTGTGCGATCTTGAATCAATAATTCAAATACTTCCCGCTCTCTCGTTGTTAATATTTCTCGAT
This window contains:
- the racE gene encoding glutamate racemase gives rise to the protein MEFVRGTSAQNRPIGVIDSGVGGMTVASEIMRQLPKEEIIYIGDTARCPYGPRSEEEVVEFTWEMIRYLMTQDIKLLVIACNTATAVVLEEAKEKLSIPVIGVIHPGAIAALKVTSNQHVGVIGTEGTISSGAYYHELTSINSGVKVVSLACPTLVPLVEAGEIRGERAKGIVREALEPILEYDIDSLILGCTHYPLLSSLIKEVAGPSVNIISSGDETAREVSSLLYHGKLLYQGSRVPEHQFYTTGAFTSFKSVAESWLKKELNVRDLELQPLASYE
- a CDS encoding MarR family winged helix-turn-helix transcriptional regulator — protein: MTNNQQTTSMTQVAHIEKSLRMISDIIKQKGREILNEFPITPPQFIALQWLHEYGDMTIGELSTKMYLACSTTTDLVDRMEKNELVERVKDTNDRRVVRIHLLDRGKTIIQEVINQRQEYLDNVLSGFSQENTDFLESNLAQLLDEMKKDAETWKSF
- the ptsP gene encoding phosphoenolpyruvate--protein phosphotransferase → MSTTLTGIAASAGIAIAKAFRYEEPDLTVEKKSGVNVEQEIADFDAALATSKDELKVIKEKTRQDMGDDHAEIFEAHLLVLSDPELVDAIRTKIKDEDVNASFALKEISDQFISMFESMDNEYMKERAADIRDVSKRVLAHILGQDIVSLAEINEEVVIVGEDLTPSDTAQLNKEFVLGFATNIGGRTSHSAIMARSLEIPAVVGTKTVTHDTAKDVMVIVDGLDGKVIIDPTDAELSEYRQKADDFEAQKREWAKLVNEPTVSTDGHKVELAANIGTPNDLEGVKNNGAEAVGLYRTEFLYMGRDELPTEEEQFTAYKKVVADMDGKPVVIRTLDIGGDKELPYLDLPEEMNPFLGFRAIRLCLEMDDMFRVQLRALLRASAFGNLKIMFPMIATLTEFREAKAILEEEKQKLVKDGVDVSDKIEVGIMVEIPSTAVMAKQFAKEVDFFSIGTNDLIQYTFAADRMNERVSYLYQPYSPAILNLVKIIIDASHAEGKWTGMCGEMAGDSIAIPLLLGLGLDEFSMSATSVLPARSQISKLSQSEAAEVAEKALTLQTAEEVQELVESTFMK
- a CDS encoding phosphocarrier protein HPr — encoded protein: MAEQTYKVTAETGIHARPATQLVNKAGQYESEITLEYNGKSVNLKSIMGVMSLGVGQGAEVTIKAEGPDESEAIAGLDEVMKQGLAE
- a CDS encoding PRD domain-containing protein, whose amino-acid sequence is MAESFTVEKVLNNNVVICQSEANQEVIFIGKGIGFGKKPQDAFTSTNYDKVYALINEAEQQQYQRLVTNESEEVLLIIHEVISFIHEEIGIPLREKTMFALTQHLVLALERTQDGAEIQNPFLTETKWLYYDTYLLAEEVVRQVSLKTGVTLPEAEVGFVTLHIQSARLEQEPEQQVDLSRFLNYIEEKSGQKLCRDSVSVRRLTQHLHLLAEFPFEQAVIDTNVDSLSFWLKENHPLCYTISRNVVRMMEKSKGITLAQGETVQLALTLISVVKSKA
- a CDS encoding helix-turn-helix domain-containing protein gives rise to the protein MRDNRYREILTTREREVFELLIQDRTTKEVAAELFISEKTVRNHISNVMQKLGVKARTQAIIELVRLGELHI